Genomic segment of bacterium CG_4_10_14_0_2_um_filter_33_32:
ATACAAAAATCATAATGTATTATTAAATACGTTTATTACTCTTGAAAAAGCTTATCTTTTCTGATAGTATCTATCTATATGAAAAAAGATACACACCCAAAATACGAAAAAGCACAAGTTGAATGTTCTTGCGGAAATAAATTCGAAACTCGTTCAACAATAAGCCATATTCATGTTGAATTATGTTCTAAATGCCATCCATTTTATACAGGAACACAAAAACTGATAGACACAGCCGGAAGAATAGATAAATTTAAAGAGAGAATGAAAAAGGCCGAAGAACATAAAAAAAAGAAAATAGAAAAACCAAGCAAAAAAACCGTAGATAAAAAAGCAAAGACAAAAACGGAAGAGTAAGAATCAGAAAATCCCGCTAAGGGATTTTTTGTAATGGAGTAAGATATGGAAACAAGATATATTAAATTCAAAGAAAAATTTAATGAATTGACTCATAAAATAAGCGATCCAAAAATCGTTCAAGGTCAGTTTTTGTTCCAAAAAATTGCTAAAGAGCATAAGGACATGGCTCCTATTGTTGAAAAGATAATTAAACTGGAAAAAATCGATAGAGAACTTAAAGAAAACAAAACATTAATTGACCAGGAAAAAGATCAAGAACTCATTGAATTTGCCGAAATTGAATCGCATAAATTGGCAGAAAACAAAAAGGTACTGGAAGAAGAGTTAAAAGTTGACTTTCTACCAAAAGATCCAAATGACTCCAAAAATGTAATAATCGAAATTAGGGCTGGTGCTGGCGGAGATGAAGCCTCTCTCTTTGCTGCTGATTTATTTAAAATGTATTCTCATTATGCCCAAAACAAAAGGTGGCAAGCTGAGATTTTAAATTCATCTAACCAGGAAGCTGGCGGATTTAAAGAAATAATATTCAGAATACAGGGTAATGGAGCTTATTCAAAATTTAAATATGAAAGTGGTGTACATCGAGTCCAAAGAATTCCAAAAACCGAATCAAAAGGAAGAATACATACTTCAACATCAACAGTTGCAGTTCTTCCTGAAGCAGAAGAAGTAGAACTTGAAATTAAGCCAGAGGAAATAAGAATAGATGTTTTTAGATCTTCCGGGCCTGGGGGCCAAAGCGTTAACACAACTGATTCAGCTGTTAGAATTACACATATACCCACTGGTATGATTGTTTCCTGTCAGGATGAAAAATCTCAAATTAAAAATCGAGAAAAAGCTTTAAAAATTTTAAGAGCCAGACTACTTTCCCAAAAAGAAGAAGAAGAAACAAAAAAAAGAGGCGATGAGCGAAAACTTCAGATAGGTACAGGTGATAGGTCAGAAAAAATTAGAACATATAATTTTCCTCAATCAAGAATTACGGATCATCGCATAAATTATACAACCCATGATTTAGAAGGTGTTCTAGCCGGTGATCTAGAGGAATTAATAAAAGAGCTGGAAAGCGAGAATCAAAAAATGCTCTTAGAAAGCGCATAATTGATATGCTGGTAAAAAAAGCTTTACAGTATAGCAAAGAAATACTAAAAAAAGCTGACATCACAACACCCCAATTAGATGCTGAAGTTTTATTGTCTTTTATCTTAAAAAAATCCAAAGAATGGCTATACACAAATAATCTTTATGAATTATCCGCGACAGAGATTTTTCAGTATAAAAAACTAATCAAGCACCGAAAAAATCATGAACCTATCGCTTATATTACCAGCCAAAAAGAATTTTTCGGACTAAACTTTTATGTTGATAAAAATGTCTTTATTCCTAGACCTGAAACTGAAATTCTTGTTGAAACTGCGCTTAAAATAATTAGCAGCAGACAGATGGCAAAAAAACAAGAGAAGCTAGTTATTGCCGATATTGGTACGGGATCAGGATGTATCGCAATATCTGTCACTAAAAAATTAGCAAAAATCGAAAACTTGAACTTCAAGATTTATGCTATAGATATCTCACAAAAAACACTTGAGGTAGCTAAATTAAATGCTAAAAATCAAAACATTCCAAGAAAAATAACCTTTTTAAAAGGGAATCTACTCTTATCTGTACCAGAAAAGGTTGATCTGATTTTATCTAATCCGCCTTATGTTCTAGAAAGCGAGAAAATATCACCAGAGGTAAAATTTGAACCTAAAAAAGCGGTTTTTGTAACAAAGAAAAGTTTTTTTAGGGAATTTATCGCTCAAATAGATGAAAAAATGAAAAAGAATGGAATCTGTTTAATGGAGATAGGCAATCAAAAAAAAGAGATACAAAACATAATTGATAAAAATTATCCTAATATAAAAGTTGAATTTATTAATGATTACTCTAAACTCCCAAGATTTGCAAAGTTTATCCAGCACTAACTTCATGCACCATTTTCTCAACAGTAAAAATCCTGCCTTAGAACTTATTTCATGTTAAGAAGAAAGTTCGTTATCAAAGTTAGTGCTGGGTTTACAAAAATGAGCCCTTAAGGGCTCATTTTTTTGATTATTAGGAAAGTTCTGAAAAAGTTAACTTTGTCCTATTTTCTTTACCATCTCTTAGATAAGTAATATCTACTATATCACCCGGTTTATATTTTTGAATAATAGAAGATAAGCCATGCGCTTTATCTATTTCCTGATCACCGACCCTAGTAATAATATCTTTATCTTTAATCCCTGCTTTGCTAGCAGGACCGCCTTGCAAAACTGAAGCCTTTAAATCCGAACCCGAATAAACCCAAGCTCCTTTGCTTACAGGTAGATTATTCAAGGTTGCAAGATCACTGGTTACAGATATATATCTAACGCCCATCATAGGTCTTACAATCTTACCACTTTTTGATACTGAATCTATAGCAGGTTTTGCTACGTTTATCGGAATAGCAAACCCTATATTTTCAGCACTAGCCACTGCAGTATTAATACCTATCACCTGACCCCTAAGATTAAGCAAGGGTCCTCCTGAATTACCAGGGTTAATCGCTGCGTCAGTCTGTAATAAACCTTCTAGCATTTCCTGCCCCTGTCCTGATTGATCTGATGCTTGTATAGGTCTTCCTTTAGCGGAAATTACGCCTGTTGTAATAGTATTATCAAATTCCCCTAAAGCATTACCTATCGCGATTACTTTTTCTCCTATCTGAAGCTCATCAGAATCACCAAGCTCAACTACTTTAAGATTTTTTGCATCTATCTTTAAAATAGCAAGATCGCTTGACGGATCCTTTGCAAGTATATTAGCTTTATAACTCTTGCCGTCTGAAGTCATAACTTTATAATTTGCGCTGGAATCGGAAACAACATGTTTATTAGTCATAACAAGGCCGTCTGAAGTTAAAATAAAACCAGTGCCTTCACCTTTTTGTTGGCTTATGTCACCAAAAAAATCCATCACATTTGAAGTACCTATAATTGAAACTACAGAGGGGCTAACCTTTTTTACAGAATCTATAACAGCAGAATTTTCCTCAACCGTAATTTTTTCTGTCTTATCTCCAATTATCACATTATTACTCTTACCTAATCCCTTTTCTATAAATGGCATAATTACTTTATCAAATAAACCACCACCTAATATACCAGCAGCAAAACTAACAATAATAATTATTATTAACAGTTTTGAATTTCTGTTGTTATCCATGTTAAACCTCCTTTATCTAATTCAATATAAAAATTAACTTAAGATTACCTTAAAATATATTTTAGCATATTACCATCTGGCTGAAATTATAAAATATACTAAAACGAGAAAAGGAATAATGGTATGATTTAAAACTACTTTTTTATTAAAAGAACTTTTAATTATAGAATTAAATAAACCAATATAAATATAATAAATGGTAAACAGAATAAATCCTGACGATAAAGCAAGAAGCGGCCAAAAAGTTAAAACCCAAAAAAATTCAGTAATTATCATGGTTAAAACAAAACCATGGGTATACATATTTCTAACCGAAAGGTTATTCTGCCAAATATTAAACCAAAAAGACAAAAGAGTTATTGTGCCAAAAATCAGCATTGCCAGCCAACGCTGTAATCCCACTATTAAATATAAATCAAAAATTATCACAAATGAAAAAAAGACAGAGATTAAAAAAGCTATAGTAATAATATTAAAAATAATCAAAGAATAAGAGACGAAGCGGCTCTTTAGAGCGTTTAATGAAAATATTACTAAATATAACAAGAAAGCAGACGCAAATATAAATAATTGTTTTAAAGAAAAAACAGGTATAACAAGCAAAAAAACACAAAATTCAACCAGTAAGATCATTGGCAAAATAAAAACCGGGTAAGCGTGCTTATCTTTAGGTTTTATTTTCAGAATAGCAGATAAGGCAAATACAAAAAAAATCAGAAGAGCTGTCAAAACAAATAGCATATAATCAGGGTAAAAAACTATTATTTCCAATCCTAAAAAAATGAAAAAAATAGCTAAAAAGGTTTTTCTTTCAAATATATGACCCATCAGATATTAAAACGATTATTTAAAGATTCCTTAAGTCGATAATAAGGTTTAAGTAATTTTTTTCCGGTTGATTTACCAATTCTTATAATATCTTTTCTAATTACTTCTGCGTGTTCTGTCTTTGATATAAAACCACCGGTTATTTTAGTTTTTTTCTCAAGTATTGCTTTTCTTAAATCCTCTTTTGTTTTACCATGAAATAAAGTAACACCCATACCTACATGTTTATCTATGTGGGCATCACTGCCAGCCACTTCTGCTAAATTAAATATTTTTTCATTAACTCTTTTACATTTCTCAAACGAAATACGGCCAATTGGTGTTGAATTTAACACCTCAATAGCATCAGGAAAAGAATTACGATCGCGCATCATATCATATAATTTTTTTAATCCTATGGGTGGTCTTGTTAATGGAAACCATGAAAACGGATGAGGAATAACAACTAAACCGTCTTGATCACGTATGGCTTTCACGGTTTCAAATAGAGTCTTCCCATGCTCTATTTTTTCTTTTAAGAAAAGGCCTAAAATTTCACCCTCATTGGTAAGAATTTCTTCTCCAACAATAACCTCTACTCCATATTTTTTTTCATATTTTTGGGCTTTAAATGCCCCTTCTACTGCTTCATGATCTGTAATAGCAATTATATCAAGACCTATATTGGCGGCTGTTTTGATTATTGCCTCAGGAGTAGATAAACCATCATAGCTAAAGGTGCTATGTATATGAAGGTCTGCTTTTCCCATTGTATGTTTTTCCATTATTTTCCCTTGTAATCACTTCCTATGACTATTACAATCTCGGAATCATAACTACTATCTTTCTTGATTTCAGGGTTCATGCCCAGCTTAACCAACCTTTTCTTAAGAAACTCGAGCGTATAAGGTTTTTTGCCTTTTGTATTATCATAAATAATAGTTCGCGTATAATTTAAAGTTTCAGCATTAGCGGTATTTTTAATGTTATAGTTATACGATTTTAATAAAGAGCTTACTTTCTTAACGGCATTTTTATTTGAAGATCCATTTAATACTTCGACTGTTGCATTTTCGTCAGTTAGGAATGAGTCAACAAATAATTCATGGGCAAATTTCCTTATTTCACTATAATCACCTGTTTTAGGCACTACCACAGACATTCCATTAA
This window contains:
- a CDS encoding peptide chain release factor 1, producing the protein METRYIKFKEKFNELTHKISDPKIVQGQFLFQKIAKEHKDMAPIVEKIIKLEKIDRELKENKTLIDQEKDQELIEFAEIESHKLAENKKVLEEELKVDFLPKDPNDSKNVIIEIRAGAGGDEASLFAADLFKMYSHYAQNKRWQAEILNSSNQEAGGFKEIIFRIQGNGAYSKFKYESGVHRVQRIPKTESKGRIHTSTSTVAVLPEAEEVELEIKPEEIRIDVFRSSGPGGQSVNTTDSAVRITHIPTGMIVSCQDEKSQIKNREKALKILRARLLSQKEEEETKKRGDERKLQIGTGDRSEKIRTYNFPQSRITDHRINYTTHDLEGVLAGDLEELIKELESENQKMLLESA
- the prmC gene encoding peptide chain release factor N(5)-glutamine methyltransferase, which produces MLVKKALQYSKEILKKADITTPQLDAEVLLSFILKKSKEWLYTNNLYELSATEIFQYKKLIKHRKNHEPIAYITSQKEFFGLNFYVDKNVFIPRPETEILVETALKIISSRQMAKKQEKLVIADIGTGSGCIAISVTKKLAKIENLNFKIYAIDISQKTLEVAKLNAKNQNIPRKITFLKGNLLLSVPEKVDLILSNPPYVLESEKISPEVKFEPKKAVFVTKKSFFREFIAQIDEKMKKNGICLMEIGNQKKEIQNIIDKNYPNIKVEFINDYSKLPRFAKFIQH
- a CDS encoding 50S ribosomal protein L31, which gives rise to MKKDTHPKYEKAQVECSCGNKFETRSTISHIHVELCSKCHPFYTGTQKLIDTAGRIDKFKERMKKAEEHKKKKIEKPSKKTVDKKAKTKTEE